The DNA region GAAGACAACGTGTCCCTGTGCAGGCCAGTTCTTCTCTGGCCGGCAGTCCTCGATGACCGGGGGCGCCTCTGGGGGGAGGTCGCAGTACTCAACTATCCGCTCCACCGAAACAACATTTGTTTCTAGCTGAACCGACATCCTCACGATCCACATCAGCTTGTTGGTGACCTGGAGAGCGTAACTCATAAGCAAACCCACCATACCTGTGGATAGTGCTTTATCTCCGGTGGTTGTCGCAAGGGACAAAAGCGCCGTTGTCAAAATCATAAGTGCGCCAATCGACTCCAATCTAATCGACAGCCATCTATTGGTTGAGCGGAAGTTGAAAACACAGTTTATGTTGAACTGCACTGCTTCAATATTGAGGTAGTCAAAACGTGAGAAATGGTTGAACGCGTTGATGACCATGTGTCCAGCGAGCGTCTCGCTTAGCATCGACATGATTGGCGAAAAACTCGTGCTCATTAGCCGCTTGAGCTCCCTGCTTAAAGTCACATAAAAGACTTGGTAATAAAGATAGATTCCAAGTAGAGCTGCATTcacaagcaaaaagagaggCACCTGGTAGCCAATAATAACAACAACCACGACATAATCCAAAATAGAgatcaaaaagaagctgataaCGTACTGTACGTTGTCGTCAACAGAATTCATGTCACTCGAGAACCTGTTAATTATACGGCCAACGGGTgtggtttcaaaaaagctcataGGGCTTCTCAGCACTGCGACTGCCATACTATCGTGTAGCTTCCTGGACGCTCTGATAGAGCACACCAACAGTAAGACAATACTTCTAGcgctattgaaaaaggcgGCTCCCAAGGAGATCAAAACATAAATCCCCACAAAAAACACGGCATTTCTATTTTCCCCGTTCTTCTCATTCTTCTCGGACCAGTGCTTCAACCAGAAATTCTCGCCGACCAAGAGGACTCTTGAAAACCCTATGAAAACGAGGAACAAAACGGCTCCCAAAATCCCGCAAGCCTTCAGATAAGCGACGTATACCTTAGTCTTGACCCTACctttctccttcttttctgctttttgcGCGGTCTTCCTGGTGTCAGCATTAAGATCAATTATTTTGCGAGCCCTCAAAGTAGCCATCGATGCCTTTCTTGATCTAAAATCGGACGAGAATGCATTGTCAAGTTCGAATGGCACCTCTGGATtaatctcttcttccaaagcatcATCTTCGACTTCTTGTAGATCAACAGGGGGCTTCTGCTCTGGAATAGGTTCATCATCCTTTACAGCCGAGCTATCAGAGCCAAACTCTGCAATCAAGGTCTTGAGCTTTGACTCGGCGTCTTTGCTCATAATTTCATCAAATGAACCTCTCTCAACAATTTCTCCGTTTTCTAAAGCATATATGCTTTGAGAGTGCTTCAGGACGGATATAGAGTTCGTCGTTAGAATCAccgttttgtttttcaacaatCCTGTCTTTCTGCTCAAAACATGGTCAATAATGCGTTTGCAAACCTCAGCATCAACAGCACTTAGGATGTCATCCAAAAGGTAAACATCTGACCTAGAGTAAACCGCTCTTGCGAGAGAAATCCGTGCTTTTTGGCCCCCAGATAGAGAGATACCTTTTTCTCCAACAAGGGTCTCATCGCCATCGGCGAGAATTCCTAGGTCAGGAAGGAGTTGGCACGCTTCTATGGTGGCTTTGTAGCTGGCTTCATCATATTTGTGCCCAAATAAAACGTTGTATTTCACACTGGCGTTAAGTATCCAGGCCTGTTGGGAACATAGTGCAACTGAGTCGCACCTGAAATGCATCTTAGGTGTCGCTTGATCATGTGAACTACTTATGCATGGTAGCTGGCCTAACAGCGCATGCAAAAACGTTGATTTTCCTGCACCGACGCGACCAACAACGCAGACCAGTTGCCCCTTTAAAGCCTGAAATCCATCgatgtttttcaaggccacACGCGAGCTCTCGATCATCGCTTCTTCATCGTAGTTTTCTTCGCTTGTTGCTTTAGTAGGCAAATTGCGCAAGAAGGTTGCATTATGCACTTCGATGACGGGGACGTTTGGATCGTCGGGTAGACTCTCGAACTCAATGAAAGATTTGTCAAGTTCCTTTGCTAATAGAAAGTCTTTCAATCTTCCCATAGAAACACCAGTTTCAATGAAGTTTATTATGGTGCGAGGAATTGTATAAATGCAGTCATTGAGTATATCAAACAATGATAAAGAGGGAAATACAATCTGTGGCGTCAGCGGAACATCCATTACCAATGCGTAAATCAAAAACGTGGATGAAGCAACCAAAATAGGTACACAGTTCCATGCAAATAGCGTTAAGTTATTCATGACAgcaatctttttgaaactttcaAGTTCTAGCTCGTTACGAACATGGTCGAGTCTTTTCAGCATAGGCTCTTCCCAAGCGTACAGCTTGACAGTTTTGACAGAATTTAGAATTTCTGTGACAGTCTTTATTCTTGCATCTTTATATTCCATTTGCTTTTTGATGAGTACTTTGATCTTTCGAGACAAGTAGCTGTTGATTGGAAACATAACCGCCATTATAACAACACCGCCTGCAGTGGAGTACCCCAGAAATGTGTATAAAGACACAAGTGTTGTTAGAAGAGCAATGGGCGATCCGACCAGTTCTTGAGAGGTCTCAAAAAACCTCTGAATTCTGAGGACGTCAACTGCCATCATGTTCATAATGTCACCAGCAGTTTTGCCCTCGCGAGCTTCCGAAGACAACTTGAGGGACTTCTGATAGAGCATTGTCATAAGCGCTCCTCTGATCCCCATCCCGGCCTCAAAAATCATAATGAAAAATTGGTTTGATAGGCAGGTTGAAACTAGCTTCATGAGGAATAATGCAAATGCAATAAAGACGGCGTTGATAAGAGGATGTGTGCGCTCGCGGTCTTGATTAAATTCCTCGATAAAGAGCCTCAAAAGCTGGGGCTGCAGAATCGTCATGAAGTCCTTGACGACTTCAATGGATATCGCTATGATAATAGTCTTTCCAAAAGTATTCATGATGGCCCATAGAAGGGAATTTCTCCCGGtccagttttctttggccCAACTGGCACCCAGCGCGCCAgccttctccttgatgCTCAGATTGATTGGCGGCAAAGGCATGTTATGAGGGTCTTTGATCTCACCATCGCGGTACACTTGCCCGATAAGTTTGTTCATCCAAGTGAAGGTCAAGTTCTGCAAAAGGTTGCACTCTTGGTACATTTTATGCTCTTCATAGTAGTTTAACAGCTCTTGGGACGGCTTGTAAGAGAGGAGGTCGTAGAGGAAAATAGAGATGGCATTTACAAGAAGGGCGACTTCCAGAAATGCCCCGTAGCTCCCGGTGACAATGACGAATCTTTCATCGGGGTAATGGCTTATCCTCTGACCGAGTTGGTATCCCAAGAGGAAGATCTGGGTCAGGTAGTAGAAGAGCTGCCCCGCCAAGGATGCAGTAGATTTATAGAACTCTATTACCTGAGAAGGTAGCGAAATTAAAGCCACGTACAGCAGTTGAGAAACCAAGCCCCACTTCGTGATTTGGGAAGTATCGGGCCCACATACGGATAACGCGCAAATGAAAAGTACAGATTGCAACCCGATATTTGACAAGTGGAGAAGATGTCTGGTAGAAATAGATTTCCAGGAGGAAACATATCTAAAATTGGGAGGTACACGCCTTTCGCGCGCGAGGCGAGCTAGTTGAAAGACGCCAATAATTGCGAAAAACGATGCATGGCCCACTGACACAGCTGACAAAAAGCAGGGATTCAGGGCATTTGTTTTGTGATCCGGGTACGGCCTCAGACCATACGCACAGTCTTTCTGTCCCATGAACTGTCGTTTTATGGTATGTGTTTGTTGGTAAGTTGCCATCCGCACCTGCGAAAGCTGAAAACTTTAAATAGTTTCTTCGATAAAGATAAAGGCGACAATGGACGTCTGAGCATCGGCCGAATGTCGGACAACAGAAATTTGGAGAGCTCCAGAATGCAGTGAGCGGTCATGTTCAAGAGCATTTCCAGAGCGCTATAGGTTGGGGCCCTCAACATAATGTATCTAAATTCTAACAGAGACACCCTAAACGGTATGCGCAAAGTACACGAATCCCGGTTAAATTCTTTTATAAAGCTTAGGCAGATGGCGCGCCTTACCAATCCCACGCCCAAGAAGTCAAGAACCTCTGTGCTGCCTTTCGTATTGCTATTTGGCAGAGCTGTATTATTTATAGGGGCGAGCTATTCTCAGAAGTGCTGCGCAAGATATTGTATGAAGAGAAAGTCTTCAGAATAAGTGCCTGGACACATACGTATAAAAATGCCAGACCACGCATGACGCTCGCGCTTGTTTACAACAGGAGACGCTGCCTTGTTATAAAGACCTCTCTACATGAgaaagaaattcaagaaagagTGCGGAACTCACTTTCCAGCTGTGGAACTTTGCGCTATGGGTGCGAATACATAAATGTCTCGGTCTGAAAGCTTGTTGCTACTTGAGGGACCACGTAGTTGTAGGAGCACGAGCTTGAGCTGAACATACGAAGGGGCCAACCAACTATGTTATTGTCGCGCCTTACTTAAACCCACAAGAACAAACTCAATACTTGCATAAATATCACTGGGGAGCTCGCAAGTTGTCAGAAGCGGCTGACGCCCCGGCTGGCAACCCGGCCGTTGCCAAGGTCTATACGTTTACTCAACACTTATTCCCATCCAATCAATCACAACACACGGCTCATCGCGCTAATtggtttttggcttctgaAAAGTCTCTTTCCACTTAGTTGACAACAGGGTAAGAattcgatgagctctctAAAGGAAATCCAGCAAAATACTGCGCGCCGGAAGCAGGTATACAAGCCGATTCTCGACAACCCATTCACAGATGAGGCACACATGTGGCCCTACGTACGCGACCAGCCGCTCGTCGCAGAACTGGTTCgtagtcacgtgatagagCCTTTGGCGCACGCACACGCAATGAAGCTTCAGGGCACTCTCAACGCTCATTTCGGGTTCAACAGCGTGGTGCAGTACTTAGAAGCGCCGCCCACCTCAGACTCCGTGTTCTTATTTGTCTGCAATCGCGACTCCGTGCCAAGCGTGTTGCTGTCACAGATCCCAATTCTCGCACAAGTCAGCAGTTGCGACATCACATTAGTGCCACTGCCACGCGGTACCAGCGATTCTTTGGGTGCTTGCACCTCGACAGACCATGACGGCCTCTTACTGGTGGTTCAAGACGGCAAATTCGACCCTCACATCGCTACCCAACTGAGCGCACACGtagatcacgtgaaagAAAAGCCCTGGCTGCTATTCTCCAAGTCGCGTATAGCAGCGCTGTCTTCTACCGCAGCCATCAGCTCTAAGTCCAAATCGAAGTCTAAGTAGACGACGGTCTTATGTGTTGATCCATTTTAGGAGGACGTGCAATTCAGCTCCCGCTGTCTTTTGATCACGGCTActagcatttttttttttcagtgTTGTATCTGGAAGATTCGCTGCGATGAGCCAAGTTTCCTATACTTATAAAGAGGGAAATACGCATAAGCAAGCCTAATTGTTTCGCCAGAGAGCCTGTATCTCTTGAGTTTTACGCTGTCCCCTTCTTTGTATCTCTTTTCGCTCACAATCGATCCCTAGCAACTGGAGATGGTGGTTCTGAATCCTAACAACTGGCACTGGGTCGACAAGAACACATTGCCATGGACCCAAACCTACATGCAAGAGCTAAAGATCTCTTGTGATGCCAAAGACGGCGCAACCACAGTACGTGTTACCAGAGTCAATTCTGTTTCAGGCGATTCGCACGTCTCGCAGCGCAAGGGTAAAGTCATTTGTTACTTCGACCTCGACCTCTCGTTTGCTACAGAGGTTGTGGAAGCCGAATCAGGGAATAGCGTCTGCGAAGGCAAGATCGTGGTTCCAGAGCTTGTTCATGATGAAACGGATTTCGAAATCCGCCCTGAAGGATTTGGTGATCACCATGCGTTAGTCAGAGATGAGTTCGTTCCTCTGTTGCGCGAAGCTCTCTGCAAGTATCAGCAAGACCTCATAGATCACCAC from Lachancea thermotolerans CBS 6340 chromosome C complete sequence includes:
- the POP3 gene encoding Pop3p (similar to uniprot|P53833 Saccharomyces cerevisiae YNL282W POP3 Subunit of both RNase MRP which cleaves pre-rRNA and nuclear RNase P which cleaves tRNA precursors to generate mature 5' ends), encoding MSSLKEIQQNTARRKQVYKPILDNPFTDEAHMWPYVRDQPLVAELVRSHVIEPLAHAHAMKLQGTLNAHFGFNSVVQYLEAPPTSDSVFLFVCNRDSVPSVLLSQIPILAQVSSCDITLVPLPRGTSDSLGACTSTDHDGLLLVVQDGKFDPHIATQLSAHVDHVKEKPWLLFSKSRIAALSSTAAISSKSKSKSK
- the HCH1 gene encoding Hch1p (similar to uniprot|P53834 Saccharomyces cerevisiae YNL281W HCH1 Heat shock protein regulator that binds to Hsp90p and may stimulate ATPase activity originally identified as a high-copy number suppressor of a HSP90 loss-of-function mutation GFP-fusion protein localizes to the cytoplasm and nucleus), with amino-acid sequence MVVLNPNNWHWVDKNTLPWTQTYMQELKISCDAKDGATTVRVTRVNSVSGDSHVSQRKGKVICYFDLDLSFATEVVEAESGNSVCEGKIVVPELVHDETDFEIRPEGFGDHHALVRDEFVPLLREALCKYQQDLIDHHSRDVQQS
- the BPT1 gene encoding ATP-binding cassette bilirubin transporter BPT1 (similar to uniprot|P14772 Saccharomyces cerevisiae YLL015W BPT1 ABC type transmembrane transporter of MRP/CFTR family found in vacuolar membrane involved in the transport of unconjugated bilirubin and in heavy metal detoxification via glutathione conjugates along with Ycf1p); translated protein: MATYQQTHTIKRQFMGQKDCAYGLRPYPDHKTNALNPCFLSAVSVGHASFFAIIGVFQLARLARERRVPPNFRYVSSWKSISTRHLLHLSNIGLQSVLFICALSVCGPDTSQITKWGLVSQLLYVALISLPSQVIEFYKSTASLAGQLFYYLTQIFLLGYQLGQRISHYPDERFVIVTGSYGAFLEVALLVNAISIFLYDLLSYKPSQELLNYYEEHKMYQECNLLQNLTFTWMNKLIGQVYRDGEIKDPHNMPLPPINLSIKEKAGALGASWAKENWTGRNSLLWAIMNTFGKTIIIAISIEVVKDFMTILQPQLLRLFIEEFNQDRERTHPLINAVFIAFALFLMKLVSTCLSNQFFIMIFEAGMGIRGALMTMLYQKSLKLSSEAREGKTAGDIMNMMAVDVLRIQRFFETSQELVGSPIALLTTLVSLYTFLGYSTAGGVVIMAVMFPINSYLSRKIKVLIKKQMEYKDARIKTVTEILNSVKTVKLYAWEEPMLKRLDHVRNELELESFKKIAVMNNLTLFAWNCVPILVASSTFLIYALVMDVPLTPQIVFPSLSLFDILNDCIYTIPRTIINFIETGVSMGRLKDFLLAKELDKSFIEFESLPDDPNVPVIEVHNATFLRNLPTKATSEENYDEEAMIESSRVALKNIDGFQALKGQLVCVVGRVGAGKSTFLHALLGQLPCISSSHDQATPKMHFRCDSVALCSQQAWILNASVKYNVLFGHKYDEASYKATIEACQLLPDLGILADGDETLVGEKGISLSGGQKARISLARAVYSRSDVYLLDDILSAVDAEVCKRIIDHVLSRKTGLLKNKTVILTTNSISVLKHSQSIYALENGEIVERGSFDEIMSKDAESKLKTLIAEFGSDSSAVKDDEPIPEQKPPVDLQEVEDDALEEEINPEVPFELDNAFSSDFRSRKASMATLRARKIIDLNADTRKTAQKAEKKEKGRVKTKVYVAYLKACGILGAVLFLVFIGFSRVLLVGENFWLKHWSEKNEKNGENRNAVFFVGIYVLISLGAAFFNSARSIVLLLVCSIRASRKLHDSMAVAVLRSPMSFFETTPVGRIINRFSSDMNSVDDNVQYVISFFLISILDYVVVVVIIGYQVPLFLLVNAALLGIYLYYQVFYVTLSRELKRLMSTSFSPIMSMLSETLAGHMVINAFNHFSRFDYLNIEAVQFNINCVFNFRSTNRWLSIRLESIGALMILTTALLSLATTTGDKALSTGMVGLLMSYALQVTNKLMWIVRMSVQLETNVVSVERIVEYCDLPPEAPPVIEDCRPEKNWPAQGHVVFKDYSARYRENLDPVLKKLNVEINPQEKIGIVGRTGAGKSTLSLALFRILEPCGGTIVIDGVDITKIGLADLRSHLSIIPQDAQAFEGSVRSNLDPFEQYSDDEIWRALELSHLKPHILKMANEEGPEKTKNLLETKISENGSNLSVGQRQLLCLSRALLNRSRILVLDEATAAVDSETDRLIQETIRAEFKDRTILTIAHRIDTVMDSDKIMVLDQGEVKEFDSPSNLLADKNTIFYNLCSQGGYL